Within the Musa acuminata AAA Group cultivar baxijiao chromosome BXJ2-9, Cavendish_Baxijiao_AAA, whole genome shotgun sequence genome, the region TGAAGTACTGCTACCAAGTCCACAAAGATCTGACTATAATTAAGTATCAGAATACCTTCAACAAAAAGATGAAGTACTTCCTAACATAATGTAGTTGATCAGCTTTGCTAAATCAGTGCAGGATTTGTGTGGCATGGCATGAGGTGTGGATTATGCTATTGATGATTGCTGTTGCATGTCCAGTAATATGAACCATTTGAGCACCAGATATGGCCCAAAGCAGGCTTTCACATTTGTTGGGTTAGGCATAAATTATTTTCGTGTTTGATGAGTTGTACATAGAAAAGCCACGCGGAGGCGACGAACAACGATGACGAGAGTATAAGAGGAAAAAGAGtacaaaaatgtaaaaataaaaaacgATACACCTTCCAAGAAagattcaaaaaaataatttttttaataaataaaatctaatttttcTTTCCTTAGTCATTCAAAAAAGATCATGAGATCAGTATTCGATGACTTTTAAGATTCAACTCATTCAAACCCTAATGAATAAGACTTGAGAATCGATGTGTATTCGAATCAAGCTCATAATCATCGTATTAGTGATGTTATTATTGCTAGAAATATCAAAAGTAATTAGAATTGTAATTGGTGGTACATATAAAGAACTTAAATGTGACAGTAATATGATAATAATTTACGATGATACCTATTTatagtaaatataaaaaaatagatttatatgTAATTATCGATGGAGAAAGATGATGTATGATATTGTTGTCATCCTCACCTAATCTAGTTTTTTAAGATAGAATTCTTTTTGATTTGTGCATGAAACCTGATCTAAACTTGATCCAATCGAACAGGATTGAATGGCAGTGATTGGACCGGGCCGGTGCGCCACGAGTCGTGGTCGCAATATAAGCATTAGATATTTCTGGCACACCGTCTCGTGATCCGTCACCGACGTCAGATCACATCCGAACGGTTCGTGCTGCCCTCAAATTCCCTCTTTGTGGGCCCCAGCCTGCATCGGTACCACAGTCGAAATCGCTTTGCAAGGTTCTCTCAAGAAGCCATGACTTTAGTCACGACGTATGCTACGACAACCTGACGTTGCCTTATCACCAAGCTGGGGATGCGATGGGTGTGGGGGTACGTCGCGACTTTAGTCGCTGTATATGTTTTCCGTCAGTTGCGTCAAGCGGACTACGGCGTCGCGACAAGTCATCACGGAAAAGAGTGTGTCATTTGTCGCGTACGAAAGGTATCTCGTTTTCGAAGAAAAGTTTCACGTCCCCGATTTCCGACTCAGAAGCTTAATCTTGTTTCTATAGGGACCCACTATTCATGTGGACCCTCATGTCTGTGAGTAAGAGGGAAAGTTGTTGGAGTAGTCGTTTGGGACGTGCATTTGAACTACTCTTTTCTAATTTCGCGGCGTTTTTGGTTACAACTTCAAGGAAATCCCGGTGCGTTATCCCCAAAGGTAGTTTCCGGATCCAGTCCAAACATACCTTCACTAAAACCTTCCAAACCCTGCATCAAGAACGTCCAATTCAAACGGAGATCACCTTAAACTCCGTATACCATCGGCGAAGGTGCTTCCATCCGTACGATCTTTGGAGAGGATCCTTAATTAATCGAATCCGAAGTCCACGTAACCCCGGAGATCTTGTTCCCATAACGCCCCTCTAAAGTTTTCCTTTCGTTCCCCAAACACCCGTTTCTCTGCTCTCCGGTCGCCCTATTTCTTCTGTCGAATTGCCCTCCGCTTCGGAGTTAGGGTTCATCTTCGCTCCCGAATCGAAGGGTTTATTCCGTCGATTGCGCTACTTGATTTCGATCAAAACTGGTGTTTTTAATCTTCAATCCTGGTTTTGATCCCGATCGAGATTTCCGGGAGAGTTTGACATCCGATCGGTGTTTGCTGTGCTTTTTCGTTTTTGGGGTTAGATTTGAGGTTTTTAGGGTAGATTAGGGTTCTGCAGGAGGTATGAGGGTTCATCCAGCACCCAGGAAGCGGAACATAACCTTCCGCTACGACGTGAATCCGgcggccaccgccgcagccgtgcTCAACCGGCAAAAGAAGCTCCGCCGCCTGCCCCACATCTTCAGCAAGGTCTTGGAGCTTCCCTTCGAGGCCGATGCAGACGTAGCCATCGAGGAGAACTCCGAGAGCTTCCGGTTTGTCGCGGCCACCGACGGTCTCTGGGGCAACGTCCGAGCCCACGCGATCGAGATACACCCCGGGGTGATGAAGGTGGTGGTACGGGACGGCGGCGGCGTCGACCTCGAGGAGGGGCTCGAGCTCGATCGATGGAGGTTCCGGCTGCCGCCCTCCACCCGGCCGGCGCTGGCCACCGCCTCTTATACCGGCGGCGTGCTCGTGGTAACCGTGCCTAAGGGGGCGAGGTCCGAGGAGGAAAATGGAGGAGCACAGGAATTCCTCGGTGGCCGTCTGGTAATTGTACAGTAAGTCTATGATGCTATGTTCTCGCTGTTTCGATTTCGGAGTCATGGAAGAACAATTAATGCCTAGCACTCTTGAAACTAATTATCCTCGATGTAATTACGAGAGGTTGCTATTTCTTTTGATTCGCACTCTTGCTAAGTTTCATTCAGCTCTGCATACTCTTAAAAATGCGATCTTTTGATACATTTTTCATTTAATTAAACCATATTGTCGAAGCAGGATCGAGACAACAGTGCCTGTGTTCATGAAGGCTGGGTTGTGCCTCAGACTTCCTTGGTTATTTGAGCATATGCTACCCATCTTGTTGATAATTCAGCATCTAATCAGTTATGTATTCTGTTTGATGCCTAAGTGTAGTTTATTCATGTATCATGATTTGATGGCATGGCTTCAAAGTAGTGTTCTTTTGGATTGAAGGATGTATTTGGAACCACAGCTACTAAATTCCATCAACCTTTTGCTTTTAGTGATGTGTGTGTGTCCATGGTGATGATTATTTCCCTGCCTATACAGTTCCAGTGACCAAATTGTGAGTAAAAAATCATACTGGGGACTTGGGTCTGCAAATTTATAGTCTTTTGAAGTGTTCGGTCTCGAGATGTGAGTGATCTTATCTGCTCTAGACTGAGCTGCTGTGCAAAATGCACAAAGTCAAACATCTAAAGGCTGGGGATCATTCTTTTTTTCGTTTCAAATTGATCGTATGTTCGCTAAGTTTTGCATTGCAATTTGGCTGGAATTGATCTCGTATCATTCTTATCCTTTGTTGAGCTTCTTACACATTAGCTTCCACGATCCTAACATTCGAGACACTTCCAAGTTGATCCGTATGCCGATATATCATCCTTTGACATTTCATATACTTGTTCAAGTTGCCTTATTTCATCATCCAGATGTTAGTGGCAGTTTGGATCTAACCAGGACTTTATTTATGTCAAGTTTGTGAATCATAACAGTCAATATGTAGGCATCAAGTATTTGCATCCGATATGTTGGTTTAGATCACAAGAGATATATCTTGCAACTATGTGTAGCAAGCTTTCTGTAGTTTTTGAATTAGTATGTACTTCTACTGTTCTTCGAACCAAGCTGTATGACTTGAAAATAAGGGAATGTATTGTGTGCCAGCTGATTAAACCTATGAAATGTTTGAAATTTTCTCCTTGAATAGACGATGTTAATGGCATTTTTCATCCTTAACTAAGGAACTTGTTTGTATCATATCTATTTATTTAGTATCTAAAGTACACtaccatcttttcttttttttgtactTGTGACTAATGATAGAAATG harbors:
- the LOC103999035 gene encoding uncharacterized protein LOC103999035, coding for MRVHPAPRKRNITFRYDVNPAATAAAVLNRQKKLRRLPHIFSKVLELPFEADADVAIEENSESFRFVAATDGLWGNVRAHAIEIHPGVMKVVVRDGGGVDLEEGLELDRWRFRLPPSTRPALATASYTGGVLVVTVPKGARSEEENGGAQEFLGGRLVIVQ